The proteins below come from a single Streptomyces sp. MRC013 genomic window:
- a CDS encoding dipeptide ABC transporter ATP-binding protein encodes MADLEKADMSMGAVPAADRGEPILRVRNLVKHFPLTQGILFKKKVGAVKAVDGISFDLYRGETLGIVGESGCGKSTVAKLLMLLESATAGEIFYKGQDITKLSGRALKAVRRNIQMVFQDPYTSLNPRMTVGDIIGETFDIHPEVAPKGDRRRRVQELLDVVGLNPEYINRYPHQFSGGQRQRIGIARGLALNPEIIICDEPVSALDVSVQAQVVNLMEKLQDEFDLSYIFIAHDLSVVRHISDRVGVMYLGKMAEIGTDTQIYDHPTHPYTQALLSAVPVPDPEMREGRERIILTGDVPSPANPPSGCRFRTRCWKAQDKCAQEVPLLAVPERFKGSDSPAAHESACHFAEEKDVIHAG; translated from the coding sequence ATGGCTGACCTCGAGAAGGCGGACATGTCCATGGGCGCCGTTCCCGCCGCCGACCGCGGCGAGCCGATCCTGCGGGTCCGCAACCTGGTCAAGCACTTCCCGCTCACCCAGGGCATCCTGTTCAAGAAGAAGGTCGGCGCGGTCAAGGCCGTCGACGGCATCTCCTTCGACCTCTACCGGGGCGAGACCCTCGGCATCGTCGGCGAGTCCGGCTGCGGCAAGTCCACCGTCGCCAAGCTGCTGATGCTGCTGGAGAGCGCCACCGCCGGCGAGATCTTCTACAAGGGCCAGGACATCACCAAGCTGTCCGGCCGGGCCCTCAAGGCGGTGCGCCGCAACATCCAGATGGTCTTCCAGGACCCGTACACGTCCCTGAACCCCCGGATGACGGTCGGCGACATCATCGGCGAGACCTTCGACATCCACCCGGAGGTGGCGCCCAAGGGCGACCGCCGCCGCAGGGTGCAGGAGCTGCTGGACGTCGTCGGCCTCAACCCGGAGTACATCAACCGGTACCCGCACCAGTTCTCCGGCGGTCAGCGCCAGCGCATCGGCATCGCCCGCGGCCTGGCGCTCAACCCGGAGATCATCATCTGCGACGAGCCGGTCTCCGCCCTCGACGTGTCCGTCCAGGCGCAGGTCGTCAACCTGATGGAGAAGCTGCAGGACGAGTTCGACCTCTCCTACATCTTCATCGCCCACGACCTGTCCGTGGTGCGGCACATCTCCGACCGGGTCGGCGTGATGTACCTCGGGAAGATGGCCGAGATCGGCACGGACACGCAGATCTACGACCACCCCACCCACCCGTACACGCAGGCGCTGCTGTCCGCGGTGCCGGTGCCGGACCCGGAGATGCGCGAGGGCCGGGAGCGGATCATCCTCACCGGCGACGTCCCGTCCCCGGCGAACCCGCCGTCCGGCTGCCGCTTCCGCACCCGCTGCTGGAAGGCGCAGGACAAGTGCGCCCAGGAGGTCCCGCTGCTGGCGGTCCCCGAGCGCTTCAAGGGCTCGGACTCCCCGGCCGCGCACGAGTCGGCGTGCCACTTCGCCGAGGAGAAGGACGTCATCCACGCGGGGTGA
- a CDS encoding ABC transporter ATP-binding protein → MITTEKTGGVPAPRGAADDVRPLLEVRDLHVEFHTRDGVAKAVNGVNYSVSSGETLAVLGESGSGKSVTAQAIMGILDMPPGRIPKGEILFHGQDMLKMSAEERRRIRGRKIAMIFQDALSSLNPVLSVGYQLSEMFRVHLGLSKKDAKAKAIELMDRVKIPAAKARVNDYPHQFSGGMRQRIMIAMALSLEPDLIIADEPTTALDVTVQAQVMELLAELQREYNMGLILITHDLGVVADVADKIAVMYAGRIVETAPVHELYKRPAHPYTRGLLDSIPRLDQKGQELYAIKGLPPNLTRIPTGCAFNPRCPKAQDVCRTDLPPLHQVTEQDGTELVGRGSACHFWKETIHG, encoded by the coding sequence GTGATCACCACTGAAAAGACCGGGGGCGTCCCCGCGCCGCGCGGTGCCGCGGACGACGTCCGGCCGCTGCTCGAAGTGCGCGACCTCCACGTGGAGTTCCACACCCGGGACGGCGTCGCCAAGGCCGTCAACGGAGTGAACTACTCGGTCAGCTCCGGCGAGACCCTCGCCGTGCTGGGCGAGTCGGGCTCCGGCAAGTCCGTGACGGCCCAGGCCATCATGGGCATCCTCGACATGCCTCCGGGCCGCATCCCCAAGGGCGAGATCCTCTTCCACGGCCAGGACATGCTCAAGATGTCCGCCGAGGAGCGCCGCCGCATCCGCGGGCGCAAGATCGCGATGATCTTCCAGGACGCGCTGTCGTCGCTGAACCCGGTGCTCTCCGTGGGCTACCAGCTCAGCGAGATGTTCCGCGTCCACCTCGGCCTGTCCAAGAAGGACGCCAAGGCCAAGGCCATCGAGCTGATGGACCGGGTGAAGATCCCGGCCGCCAAGGCCCGGGTGAACGACTACCCGCACCAGTTCTCCGGCGGCATGCGCCAGCGCATCATGATCGCCATGGCGCTCTCCCTGGAGCCGGACCTGATCATCGCCGACGAGCCGACGACCGCTCTCGACGTGACGGTCCAGGCCCAGGTCATGGAGCTGCTCGCGGAGCTCCAGCGCGAGTACAACATGGGTCTCATCCTCATCACCCACGACCTCGGCGTCGTCGCCGACGTCGCCGACAAGATCGCGGTGATGTACGCGGGCCGCATCGTCGAGACGGCCCCCGTCCACGAGCTCTACAAGCGCCCCGCCCACCCGTACACGCGCGGCCTGCTGGACTCGATCCCGCGTCTGGACCAGAAGGGCCAGGAGCTCTACGCGATCAAGGGCCTGCCGCCCAACCTGACGCGCATCCCCACCGGCTGCGCGTTCAACCCGCGGTGCCCGAAGGCCCAGGACGTCTGCCGCACCGATCTTCCGCCGCTGCACCAGGTCACCGAGCAGGACGGCACCGAGCTCGTCGGCCGCGGCAGTGCGTGCCACTTCTGGAAGGAGACGATCCATGGCTGA
- a CDS encoding ABC transporter permease yields the protein MPETTAENTAENSGTLRKADAEPITPPSASDIVAETGPAPGKPRSLWSDAWHDLRRQPMFLISAALITLLLVIAFFPSLFTSASPRDADLAKHYLQPPNWGHFFQPDWLGYDGQGRSIYARVLYGARASILVGVGVTTLVTILGTLVGMLAGYFGGWVDSLLSRITDIFFGVPFLLGAMVVLSSFEKREVYVVIFALAFLGWTQIARVSRGAVITIKQADYVVAAKALGASTSRILIRHILPNALAPIIVVATIALGGYIAAEATLSFLGVGLAEPTVSWGVDVSSGREQLRNASYVLIIPSVMVSITVLSFLMFGDAVRNALDPKLR from the coding sequence ATGCCTGAGACAACCGCCGAGAACACCGCAGAGAACAGCGGGACCCTCCGGAAGGCCGACGCCGAGCCGATCACCCCGCCCTCGGCCTCCGACATCGTCGCCGAGACCGGGCCGGCCCCGGGCAAGCCGCGCAGCCTCTGGTCCGACGCCTGGCACGACCTGCGCCGCCAGCCGATGTTCCTGATATCGGCGGCGCTCATCACGCTGCTGCTGGTGATCGCGTTCTTCCCGTCGCTGTTCACCAGCGCCTCGCCGCGCGACGCCGACCTGGCCAAGCACTACCTCCAGCCGCCGAACTGGGGCCACTTCTTCCAGCCGGACTGGCTCGGCTACGACGGCCAGGGCCGCTCCATCTACGCCCGCGTGCTCTACGGCGCCCGCGCGTCGATCCTCGTCGGCGTCGGCGTCACCACCCTGGTCACGATCCTCGGCACGCTGGTCGGCATGCTCGCCGGCTACTTCGGCGGGTGGGTCGACAGCCTGCTCTCCCGCATCACGGACATCTTCTTCGGCGTCCCGTTCCTGCTCGGCGCGATGGTCGTGCTCAGCAGCTTCGAGAAGCGCGAGGTCTACGTGGTGATCTTCGCCCTGGCGTTCCTCGGCTGGACCCAGATCGCCCGGGTCTCCCGGGGCGCGGTCATCACCATCAAGCAGGCCGACTACGTCGTCGCCGCCAAGGCGCTGGGCGCCTCCACCAGCCGCATCCTGATCCGGCACATCCTGCCCAACGCCCTCGCCCCGATCATCGTCGTCGCCACCATCGCGCTCGGCGGGTACATCGCGGCCGAGGCGACGCTCTCCTTCCTGGGCGTCGGCCTGGCGGAGCCGACCGTCTCCTGGGGCGTGGACGTGTCCAGCGGCCGTGAGCAGCTGCGCAACGCCTCCTACGTGCTGATCATCCCCTCCGTGATGGTCTCCATCACCGTCCTCTCGTTCCTCATGTTCGGCGATGCGGTACGCAACGCCCTCGACCCCAAGCTGCGCTGA